The following proteins come from a genomic window of Pseudomonas putida:
- a CDS encoding L,D-transpeptidase family protein: MLPRFPAVTRSLSLAALLVAGPAAALELPLPPPGEDIVGQVHVIKAKYEDTFADIGTANDLGYLEMIAANPGVDPWLPGAGTEIILPTRFVLPPGPREGIVINLAEYRLYYFPKGQSVVYTFPLGIGREGWGSPIANTKITAKTPNPTWTPPASIRKEHAADGDILPTVVPAGPDNPLGPFKFTLGVPGYLIHGSNKKFGIGMRTSHGCFRMFNNNVLELSKMVPVGTPVRIINEPYKFGISGGKVYLEAHTPLDDQGNPSVVDKHTAVINTLLKREDLANNLRMNWDMVRDVVAAEDGMPVEIAVPVENQGGAPMVTSIPPELQ; the protein is encoded by the coding sequence ATGTTGCCGCGCTTTCCTGCAGTCACCCGTAGCCTGTCCCTGGCCGCCCTGTTGGTAGCGGGCCCCGCTGCTGCGCTGGAGCTGCCACTGCCACCGCCCGGTGAAGACATCGTCGGCCAGGTGCATGTGATCAAGGCAAAGTACGAGGACACGTTCGCCGATATCGGCACCGCAAACGACCTCGGCTACCTGGAAATGATCGCCGCCAACCCGGGCGTAGACCCTTGGCTGCCGGGCGCTGGCACCGAGATCATCCTGCCGACCCGTTTCGTCCTGCCGCCGGGCCCGCGCGAAGGCATCGTCATCAATCTGGCCGAGTACCGTTTGTACTACTTCCCTAAGGGGCAGAGCGTGGTGTACACCTTCCCGCTGGGGATTGGTCGCGAGGGGTGGGGGTCGCCGATTGCCAACACCAAGATCACCGCCAAGACGCCGAACCCGACCTGGACGCCGCCCGCTTCGATTCGCAAAGAGCACGCAGCGGACGGTGACATCCTGCCGACTGTGGTGCCGGCTGGCCCGGACAACCCGCTGGGGCCGTTCAAGTTCACCTTGGGCGTGCCAGGCTACCTGATCCATGGTTCGAACAAGAAGTTCGGCATTGGCATGCGCACCAGTCACGGCTGCTTCCGCATGTTCAACAATAACGTGCTTGAACTGTCGAAGATGGTGCCGGTGGGGACTCCGGTGCGCATCATCAACGAGCCTTACAAGTTCGGTATCAGTGGCGGCAAGGTCTATCTTGAGGCACACACGCCGCTGGATGACCAGGGTAACCCGTCAGTTGTCGACAAACACACCGCCGTTATCAATACCTTGCTCAAGCGCGAAGACCTGGCCAATAACCTACGCATGAACTGGGACATGGTGCGTGACGTGGTGGCCGCAGAAGATGGTATGCCGGTAGAAATTGCCGTGCCGGTGGAAAACCAGGGCGGCGCACCGATGGTTACGAGCATTCCGCCCGAACTGCAGTAA